One Etheostoma cragini isolate CJK2018 chromosome 6, CSU_Ecrag_1.0, whole genome shotgun sequence DNA window includes the following coding sequences:
- the adar gene encoding double-stranded RNA-specific adenosine deaminase, whose amino-acid sequence MSRGRGGPYKEHYHRHPPPDFQAKENYYRPRPASLYPRAGPQQSPYPNYYNSPARPVVPIQFPPSHSLTPSAPPLPKQNKVASKPEALYGLHNQNHGPYPGPNSFQYQQVEFLRGHRSEAPQFLASLRGGGVGVVPDRQASSSSQPQSGYSRCPYPDSSPRGRGGHSQDQNFVYPGATQGTPGPRHLNHNQLQGTNHSSNRQWRMHTDSLFDKFQSLSLHQNRPNRVGERFGRPSASSSSANSSFSKTNITFTSDIQDQVHRALAALKPSESISAKFLAKKLRLPKTIVNKALYSLERSQKASKQGLHPPEWSLYREALGGEEDQNSKAQISPSRLCVSSGHPPVPEAKVELKTETAESRGQGKEEDSDTESSSSYCSSSELSDSEESQSPAKGQHQEPRHPSTTSSPDPELALPTMAEQKELVLQYLLASGMATSLVIAKNLGLRSAKQVNPTLYSLEKQGEVIKNSEVNPPTWQLSTHRKERMERSIKAAKSNRVEGNWLKEEPRDEKGGGSVFLPSPPLPPIPGLEPLPLPEGWMPEQSHSEASQSSLLPTFLTSCKDEETNEGQWATDDIPEFLNAIRKETDAGKLASEKANSVGTIAVSLAAPPPQNLWAKLQEVRLKNPVSGLMEYAQYLGQNCEFLLLDQSGPSHDPRFRMQVMLNGRLFPVAEASSKKVAKKDAAAATLRILIAEMQGGSSTGHEGNTASVDQVMDLLPDNSASAEGTAGIFGTGVEGMGTVEGPRQPLSRSLPGGKNPVSVLMEYSQRSSNPIEFIITGQAGPPHDPRFIYRVKVGESLFAEASAPSKKAARQLAAEEAVKELMADGRLQLNKPQLPLGSSSDSDGSGSGTTCPSLPPLTADELRAAHEAGVGDLINHLNNNAVSGLLEYARARGFAAEIRLVGQSGPPHEPKFTYQAKLGGRWFPPVCASNKKQGKQEAADAALRVLIGEAERAARTGELIPAELPVSGSTLHDQIAMLSHQRFNALTTRIQHSLLGRKILATIVMRRGEGLGTVVSLGTGNRCVKGEELSLKGDTVNDCHAEIISRRGFVRFLYIELLKHYDGTDDSIFDQAEKDKLKIKSDITFHLYISTAPCGDGALFDKSCSESGDDVEGHQPLFENAKQGKLRTKVENGEGTIPVESSAIVPTWDGIQHGERLRTMSCSDKILRWNVLGLQGALLSHFLHPVYLKSITLGYLYSHGHLTRAVCCRLARDGEAFTQSLPPPFMLNHPEVGRVSVYDSTRHTGKTKESSVNWSFPDQHSVEVLDGTKGKLDGNKLSVSRVSKSNLFGLFRSLCQRCGRIDLLSLPSYSQAKMSAMSFQLAKQQFFRALSSHGYGAWIGKPLEEKSFESGEGKNGTGVPVGYGSSRNGGAMEFKQEEA is encoded by the exons ATGAGCAGAGGTAGAGGAGGGCCTTACAAAGAACACTACCACAGACATCCACCACCCGATTTCCAGGCCAAAGAGAATTACTACAGACCTCGGCCCGCCTCACTCTACCCTAGAGCTGGCCCACAGCAGAGCCCATATCCAAATTACTACAACAGCCCTGCCCGTCCTGTAGTGCCCATACAGTTTCCCCCATCTCATTCTCTCACCCCCTCCGCTCCACCCTTACCAAAGCAAAATAAAGTGGCTTCTAAACCAGAGGCCCTTTACGGTTTGCATAATCAGAATCACGGTCCTTATCCTGGTCCTAATTCCTTTCAGTACCAACAGGTCGAGTTCCTGAGAGGACATCGCTCTGAGGCACCACAGTTCTTAGCCAGTTTACGTGGAGGGGGAGTGGGAGTGGTACCCGATAGGCAGGCTAGTTCCTCATCCCAGCCCCAGTCAGGGTACAGTAGATGTCCATACCCTGACAGCAGCCCAAGGGGTAGAGGGGGTCATAGTCAAGATCAGAATTTTGTATACCCAGGAGCCACTCAAGGCACGCCAGGTCCTCGACACCTAAATCACAACCAGCTACAAGGTACAAACCACAGCTCCAACAGACAATGGCGCATGCACACAGACTCTCTGTTTGACAAATTTCAGAGTTTATCCCTTCATCAAAACAGGCCCAACAGAGTAGGAGAAAGGTTTGGCAGGCCTTCTGCATCCAGCAGCTCTGCAAATTCAAGCTTTTCTAAAACTAACATCACTTTCACTTCTGACATCCAGGACCAGGTTCACAGGGCTTTGGCTGCTTTGAAACCAAGTGAGAGCATCTCTGCAAAATTCTTAGCCAAAAAACTGCGTCTGCCCAAAACAATAGTCAACAAGGCTCTCTACTCTTTGGAGCGCTCCCAGAAAGCCTCCAAGCAAGGACTCCACCCTCCCGAGTGGAGTCTTTACAGAGAAGCTCTCGGAGGCGAGGAAGATCAAAACTCTAAAGCACAAATTTCACCTTCCCGTCTGTGTGTCAGCTCAGGACACCCTCCAGTTCCTGAAGCCAAGGTTGagctaaaaacagaaacagcagaaaGCAGGGGACAAGGCAAAGAAGAGGACTCTGACACAGAATCCAGTTCATCTTACTGCTCCTCTTCAGAGTTATCTGACTCTGAAGAATCCCAATCCCCAGCGAAAGGTCAGCACCAGGAGCCACGACATCCCAGCACTACCAGCTCCCCTGATCCAGAACTTGCACTTCCCACAATGGCGGAACAAAAGGAGCTAGTTCTGCAGTACCTCCTGGCATCGGGGATGGCAACGTCTCTTGTAATAGCCAAGAATCTGGGTCTTAGGAGTGCAAAGCAGGTTAACCCCACCCTCTACTCACTGGAGAAGCAAGGTGAAGTAATTAAGAACAGTGAAGTTAACCCCCCCACCTGGCAACTCTCCACCCACCGCAAAGAGAGGATGGAAAGGAGCATTAAAGCCGCAAAGAGCAACCGTGTTGAGGGGAATTGGTTAAAGGAGGAACCCAGAGATGAGAAGGGAGGAGGGTCTGTCTTTCTGCCGTCACCTCCACTACCACCAATACCAGGCCTCGAGCCACTGCCACTCCCAGAGGGTTGGATGCCAGAGCAAAGTCATAGTGAAGCG TCCCAATCCTCCCTCCTGCCCACCTTCCTTACCTCATGCAAAGATGAAGAGACGAACGAAGGACAGTGGGCTACTGACGATATCCCAGAATTCCTCAACGCCATTCGCAAAGAGACAGATGCTGGGAAACTGGCGTCAGAGAAGGCGAACTCCGTGGGAACTATAGCTGTGTCGTTGGCTGCTCCGCCTCCCCAGAACCTGTGGGCCAAATTACAAGAGGTGAGGCTGAAGAACCCCGTCAGCGGCCTCATGGAGTATGCCCAGTATCTGGGCCAAAACTGTGAGTTCCTGCTCCTCGACCAGTCTGGACCCTCTCATGACCCAAG ATTTCGTATGCAGGTGATGCTCAACGGGAGGCTGTTTCCTGTCGCAGAAGCTTCTAGTAAGAAGGTTGCAAAAAAAGATGCTGCTGCAGCCACCCTGCGCATTCTCATTGCTGAAATGCAGGGGGGGTCGAGCACAGGGCACGAGGGTAATACTGCCAGTGTGGACCAAGTGATGGATCTACTCCCAGACAACAGT GCGTCAGCTGAAGGCACGGCGGGAATTTTTGGGACCGGTGTGGAAGGGATGGGGACAGTAGAGGGACCTCGCCAGCCACTGTCCCGCTCTCTGCCTGGTGGAAAGAATCCGGTGTCTGTCCTCATGGAGTACAGCCAGCGCAGCAGTAACCCCATCGAATTCATCATCACTGGGCAGGCGGGCCCACCGCATGACCCAAG GTTCATTTACAGGGTGAAGGTAGGAGAGAGCCTGTTTGCCGAGGCCTCAGCTCCAAGCAAGAAGGCAGCCCGCCAGCTGGCAGCAGAGGAGGCCGTCAAAGAACTAATGGCTGACGGGAGACTGCAGCTTAATAAG CCCCAGTTGCCCCTGGGCTCCTCCAGTGATAGTGATGGCAGTGGTTCTGGGACTACAtgtccctcccttcctcctctgaCTGCAGATGAGTTGCGAGCAGCACACGAGGCAGGGGTTGGAGACCTTATTAACCACCTGAACAACAACGCTGTGTCGGGTCTTCTGGAGTACGCTAGAGCTCGGGGCTTTGCCGCCGAAATCCGACTGGTGGGCCAGTCCGGGCCACCACATGAGCCCAA GTTCACCTACCAGGCCAAGTTGGGCGGACGCTGGTTCCCGCCAGTGTGTGCATCCAACAAGAAGCAGggaaaacaggaagcagcagatGCGGCTCTACGGGTTCTGATTGGAGAGGCTGAGAGGGCAGCCCGCACTGGGGAGCTTATCCCAGCCGAG CTTCCAGTGAGTGGCAGCACTTTGCATGACCAGATAGCAATGTTGAGTCACCAGCGTTTCAACGCCCTGACCACACGTATCCAGCACAGCCTTCTGGGACGCAAGATTCTGGCCACCATCGTCATGAGGAGGGGGGAGGGCCTGGGGACTGTTGTCAGCCTGGGAACCG gaAATCGCTGTGTTAAAGGGGAAGAACTGAGCCTTAAAGGGGACACCGTTAACGATTGCCACGCTGAAATCATCTCCAGAAGGGGATTTGTTCG GTTTCTGTACATTGAGCTGCTCAAGCACTATGATGGCACAGACGACAGTATATTTGATCAAGCAGAGAAAGACAAACTGAAAATCAAATCTGACATCACCTTTCACCTCTACATCAG CACGGCACCTTGTGGGGATGGTGCTCTATTTGACAAGTCATGCAGTGAGTCAGGGGACGATGTCGAGGGCCATCAGCCTCTGTTTGAGAATGCAAAGCAGGGCAAGCTCCGCACCAAAGTAGAGAATG GTGAGGGCACCATCCCAGTGGAGTCAAGTGCTATTGTCCCCACCTGGGACGGTATCCAGCACGGTGAGAGACTGCGAACCATGAGCTGCAGCGATAAGATTCTTCGCTGGAACGTGTTGGGTCTGCAGGGGGCGCTGCTCTCCCATTTCCTCCATCCAGTCTACCTGAAGTCCATCACGCTTG GCTATCTGTACAGCCACGGGCACCTCACACGTGCTGTTTGCTGTCGGCTGGCCAGAGATGGTGAAGCGTTCACCCAAAGTCTCCCTCCTCCTTTCATGCTAAATCACCCAGAG GTTGGCAGGGTGAGTGTGTACGACTCCACGCGGCACACCGGCAAGACAAAGGAGTCCAGTGTCAACTGGAGCTTTCCAGACCAGCACAGTGTAGAGGTGCTGGACGGGACCAAAGGCAAACTGGATGG GAACAAACTGAGTGTGTCCAGGGTGTCCAAGTCCAACCTGTTCGGTCTGTTCCGCTCTCTGTGCCAGCGGTGTGGCCGCATTGACTTGCTCAGCCTCCCCTCCTACTCTCAGGCTAAGATGTCGGCCATGTCCTTCCAGCTAGCCAAGCAGCAGTTCTTCCGAGCTCTCAGCAGCCACGGTTACGGCGCCTGGATTGGCAAGCCGCTGGAGGAGAAGAGCTTTGAGTCAGGGGAGGGGAAAAATGGAACAGGTGTCCCAGTGGGGTACGGCAGCAGTAGAAACGGAGGAGCAATGGAGTTCAAGCAAGAGGAAGCATAG